Proteins from a single region of Kogia breviceps isolate mKogBre1 chromosome 5, mKogBre1 haplotype 1, whole genome shotgun sequence:
- the DNAJC28 gene encoding dnaJ homolog subfamily C member 28: MNTVYVMMAQILRSHLINASVIPNRMKMGPYLGVIRTRMMSTHKSKKKMREYYRLLNLDEGCSADDVRESFHKLAKQYHPDGGSSTADSATFIKIEEAYRKVLSHVIEQTNTRQSKVEETEEEEKIFKYNTPQHRHYLSFEGIGFGTPSQREKQYRQFKADRATEQVMEYRKQKLQSQYFTDSATVIDVRHSKEQKITQAIERLVEDLIQESMAKGDFDNLSGKGKPLKKFSGCSYIDPMTHNLNRILIDNGYQPEWILMQKEIKDTIDQLREAILVSRKKLGNPMTPAEQKQWNQVCEQFQENIKKLNKRINDFNLIVPLLTRQKVHFDAQKEIARAQEIYETLIKTQEVTDKNPNNFDQGEGEKTPGVKTGFFNWLNVWQFIKI; encoded by the coding sequence ATGAACACAGTGTATGTGATGATGGCTCAAATCTTAAGATCTCACCTGATAAATGCTTCAGTGATTCCTAATCGAATGAAAATGGGTCCATATCTTGGTGTCATTAGAACTAGAATGATGTCAACTCataaatccaaaaagaagatgaGAGAATATTATAGGCTGCTGAATCTGGATGAAGGATGCTCTGCAGATGATGTCAGGGAATCTTTTCATAAGCTTGCCAAGCAATACCATCCAGATGGTGGCTCTAGTACTGCTGATTCTGCAACATTTATAAAGATCGAAGAAGCTTATAGGAAGGTGCTTTCCCACGTGATAGAACAAACAAATACCAGACAGAGTAAAGTtgaagaaacagaagaagaagaaaaaatattcaaatataacaCACCCCAACACCGGCATTATTTAAGTTTTGAGGGTATTGGTTTTGGGACTCCAAGTCAACGAGAGAAGCAGTATAGGCAATTTAAAGCAGACCGTGCAACTGAGCAAGTGATGGAATACCGGAAGCAGAAACTGCAAAGCCAGTATTTCACCGATAGTGCAACTGTTATAGATGTAAGACACAGTAAGGAACAAAAGATAACTCAAGCAATAGAACGTTTGGTGGAGGATCTCATTCAGGAATCAATGGCAAAAGGAGACTTTGACAATCTCAGTGGGAAAGGAAAACCTCTAAAAAAATTTTCTGGCTGTTCATATATTGATCCCATGACTCACAACCTGAACAGAATATTGATAGATAATGGATACCAACCAGAATGGATCCTAatgcaaaaggaaataaaggataCTATTGATCAACTCAGAGAGGCAATTTTAGTGTCCAGGAAAAAACTTGGGAATCCAATGACACCAGCTGAACAGAAACAGTGGAACCAAGTTTGTGAGCAGTTTCAAGAAAACATCAAAAAACTAAACAAGCGAATTAATGACTTTAATTTAATTGTTCCCCTTCTGACCAGGCAAAAAGTCCATTTTGATGCACAGAAAGAAATTGCCAGAGCCCAGGAAATATATGAGACCCTTATAAAAACACAAGAAGTCACAGATAAAAACCCAAATAACTTTGatcagggagaaggagagaaaacacCTGGAGTCAAGACAGGTTTCTTTAACTGGTTGAATGTGTggcaatttattaaaatatga